In the genome of Quercus robur chromosome 3, dhQueRobu3.1, whole genome shotgun sequence, one region contains:
- the LOC126716928 gene encoding cinnamoyl-CoA reductase 1-like — translation MAAENEKGRVCVTGGGGFVASWVIKLLLSKNYFVHTTVRQPGDVKYAHLSEFENASTNLKLFKADLLDYNSICSAVEGCIGVFHVASPVPATAVPNPEVEVIEPAVKGTLNVLKACVEAKVKRVVVVSALAALMMNPSWPKDQVIDETCWSDKEYCRTAMNWYFLSKTEAESEAFEFAKGSGLDVVTVCPSLILGPILQPTVNTSSLVIFQLLKDGCESLENKLRYIVDVRDVAEALLLAYENPEAEGRYICMAYTIKAKDVVDLLKSIYPNYNYPKNYTEVPEELRFSSEKLQKLGWSFRPLKETLTDSVESFRKAGHID, via the exons ATGGGTCATTAAGCTACTTCTCTCCAAGAACTATTTTGTCCACACAACTGTTAGACAACCCG GCGATGTGAAGTATGCTCACTTGAGTGAATTTGAGAACGCATCCACAAACTTGAAACTATTCAAGGCAGACCTACTGGATTACAACTCCATATGTTCTGCAGTTGAAGGGTGCATTGGAGTATTCCATGTTGCTAGTCCAGTTCCTGCTACCGCAGTCCCGAACCCTGAG GTAGAAGTGATTGAGCCTGCTGTAAAGGGCACACTTAATGTACTGAAAGCATGTGTTGAAGCAAAAGTTAAACGGGTTGTTGTTGTGTCCGCTCTTGCTGCTCTGATGATGAATCCAAGCTGGCCCAAGGATCAAGTGATTGATGAAACTTGTTGGTCTGACAAGGAATATTGTAGAACTGCAATG AACTGGTATTTTCTTTCTAAAACGGAGGCAGAAAGTGAGGCCTTTGAATTTGCAAAAGGAAGTGGGCTTGATGTTGTAACTGTATGTCCTTCCCTTATTTTGGGGCCGATTCTGCAGCCTACAGTGAATACAAGTAGCTTGGTTATCTTTCAACTTCTGAAAG ATGGGTGTGAGTCACTGGAAAACAAGCTTCGATATATTGTAGACGTACGTGATGTAGCTGAGGCACTACTCCTGGCCTATGAGAATCCTGAGGCTGAAGGAAGATACATATGCATGGCATACACAATCAAGGCAAAGGATGTGGTTGACTTGCTAAAGAGTATATACCCCAACTATAACTATCCAAAGAA CTATACCGAAGTGCCAGAAGAACTAAGGTTCAGTTCTGAGAAATTGCAAAAATTGGGTTGGAGTTTCCGGCCATTGAAGGAAACTCTAACTGATTCCGTTGAAAGCTTTCGCAAAGCTGGACACATTGATTGA